A window of the Microvirga terrae genome harbors these coding sequences:
- the def gene encoding peptide deformylase, with protein sequence MSIRPLVIIPDSKLRLVSEPVKEITSEIRHLADDMLETMYDAPGVGLAAIQIGVPVRMVTMDVSKSEDERQPLVLLNPEIVWASEEKRTYEEGCLSIPEYYEEVERPDRVRFRYMNLQGETIEQDADGLLATCVQHEIDHLNGVLFIDYLSKLKRDRVMTKFKKAAKREAGV encoded by the coding sequence ATGAGCATCAGACCCCTCGTCATCATCCCCGATTCCAAGCTCCGCCTGGTTTCCGAGCCCGTTAAGGAAATCACGAGCGAGATCCGTCATCTGGCGGACGACATGCTGGAGACCATGTACGACGCGCCAGGCGTCGGCCTTGCCGCCATCCAGATCGGCGTGCCGGTGCGCATGGTGACCATGGACGTGTCGAAATCCGAGGACGAGCGCCAGCCGCTGGTGCTCCTCAATCCCGAGATCGTCTGGGCCTCGGAGGAAAAGCGGACTTACGAGGAAGGCTGCCTGTCGATTCCCGAATACTACGAGGAGGTCGAGCGGCCGGACCGGGTGCGGTTCCGCTACATGAACCTCCAGGGCGAGACGATCGAGCAGGATGCGGACGGGCTCCTGGCGACGTGCGTGCAGCACGAGATCGACCATCTGAACGGGGTCCTGTTCATCGACTACCTGTCGAAGCTCAAACGCGACCGGGTCATGACCAAGTTCAAGAAGGCCGCCAAGCGCGAGGCCGGAGTATGA